One window from the genome of Breoghania sp. L-A4 encodes:
- the rplF gene encoding 50S ribosomal protein L6 — protein sequence MSRIGKKPVAVPSGVTATIAGQTFEAKGPKGQLSFVLNELVIAEMTDDGVKVTPRDESNDARAMWGMARTVISNLVAGVSQGFEKKLEITGVGYRAQLQGKNLQLALGFSHDVIYSVPEGIEVAVPKPTEIVVSGIDKQRVGQVAAEIRKFRPPEPYKGKGVRYAGEFIVRKEGKKK from the coding sequence ATGTCTCGTATTGGCAAGAAGCCGGTTGCCGTCCCCTCAGGGGTCACGGCAACGATCGCCGGCCAGACGTTTGAAGCGAAGGGCCCCAAGGGTCAGCTCAGCTTCGTGTTGAATGAACTCGTCATCGCCGAGATGACGGATGATGGCGTCAAGGTCACGCCGCGCGACGAAAGCAATGATGCGCGCGCGATGTGGGGCATGGCGCGCACGGTCATTTCGAACCTTGTCGCCGGTGTCAGCCAGGGCTTCGAGAAGAAGCTCGAAATCACGGGCGTTGGTTACCGCGCCCAGTTGCAGGGCAAGAACCTGCAGCTGGCGCTTGGTTTCTCGCACGATGTGATTTATTCGGTTCCCGAGGGCATCGAAGTTGCTGTTCCCAAGCCGACTGAAATCGTCGTGTCTGGCATCGACAAGCAGCGTGTCGGCCAGGTCGCCGCTGAAATTCGCAAGTTCCGGCCGCCGGAGCCCTATAAGGGCAAGGGTGTGCGCTATGCGGGCGAGTTCATCGTTCGCAAAGAAGGCAAGAAGAAGTAA
- the rpsH gene encoding 30S ribosomal protein S8: MAITDPLGDMLTRIRNAQMRRKSTVNTPASRLRGTVLEVLASEGYIRGFSQVDFEGGPSEFSIELKYYDDVPVIREIQRVSKPGRRVYASVKNIPRVANGLGVSILSTSKGVMADHQARDENVGGEVLCRVF, translated from the coding sequence ATGGCGATCACAGATCCCTTGGGGGATATGCTGACCCGCATTCGTAATGCACAGATGCGGCGCAAAAGCACCGTCAATACTCCGGCGTCGCGCCTGCGCGGCACCGTCCTGGAAGTTCTGGCCTCAGAAGGCTACATCCGGGGCTTCAGCCAGGTTGATTTCGAAGGCGGACCGTCTGAGTTCAGCATCGAACTGAAGTATTATGACGACGTTCCGGTGATCCGTGAAATTCAGCGGGTTTCCAAGCCGGGCCGGCGGGTGTATGCCTCCGTCAAGAATATTCCGCGCGTGGCCAATGGCCTCGGTGTTTCGATCCTCTCCACGTCCAAGGGCGTGATGGCGGATCACCAGGCGCGGGACGAAAATGTCGGCGGTGAGGTGCTCTGCCGCGTCTTCTGA
- the rpsN gene encoding 30S ribosomal protein S14: MAKKSAIEKNKRRENLVKKFAGKRAELKAIVMDATLPLEERFTAQLKLAELPRNSSKTRIRNRCEISGRPRGFYRKLKMSRIALRELGSQGKVPGLVKSSW; encoded by the coding sequence ATGGCGAAGAAGAGCGCGATCGAGAAGAACAAGCGGCGCGAGAACCTGGTGAAGAAATTCGCCGGCAAGCGTGCCGAACTGAAGGCGATTGTCATGGATGCGACATTGCCGCTTGAGGAGCGCTTCACCGCGCAGCTCAAGCTTGCCGAGCTTCCGCGGAATTCCTCGAAAACCCGCATCCGCAATCGTTGCGAGATTTCGGGGCGTCCGCGCGGTTTCTACCGCAAGCTCAAGATGTCGCGTATCGCCCTTCGTGAACTCGGGTCCCAGGGCAAGGTGCCCGGTCTCGTGAAGTCGAGCTGGTAA
- the rplE gene encoding 50S ribosomal protein L5, whose amino-acid sequence MAEVNYEPRLKTHYNEVVRPKMAEQFGYKNPMQIPALEKIVLNMGIGEAVGDSKKVTSAAGDLAKIAGQRPVITKARKSIATFKVREEMPLGAKVTLRSGQMFEFLDRLVTIALPRVRDFRGLNPKSFDGRGNFAMGIKEHIVFPEINYDEVDQIWGMDVIVCTTAKTDDEARELLRAFNFPFTK is encoded by the coding sequence ATGGCTGAAGTCAATTACGAGCCCAGGCTCAAGACGCACTACAACGAAGTGGTTCGGCCGAAGATGGCCGAGCAGTTCGGTTACAAGAACCCGATGCAGATCCCCGCTTTGGAAAAGATTGTCCTCAACATGGGCATCGGCGAAGCGGTCGGCGACAGCAAAAAGGTGACCTCGGCTGCTGGCGACCTGGCGAAAATCGCCGGTCAGCGGCCCGTGATCACCAAAGCGCGCAAGTCCATCGCCACCTTCAAGGTGCGTGAGGAAATGCCGCTGGGCGCCAAGGTGACCCTGCGCAGCGGGCAGATGTTCGAATTCCTCGACCGGCTGGTCACGATCGCGCTTCCGCGCGTTCGGGATTTTCGCGGGCTCAATCCGAAGAGCTTCGACGGTCGTGGAAATTTTGCGATGGGTATTAAAGAACACATCGTCTTCCCGGAAATCAACTACGACGAGGTTGATCAGATCTGGGGCATGGATGTGATCGTCTGCACCACTGCGAAGACGGATGACGAAGCACGCGAACTTCTGCGGGCGTTCAACTTCCCGTTCACCAAGTAA
- the rplX gene encoding 50S ribosomal protein L24, with amino-acid sequence MAAKIKKGDTVVVLAGRDKGKSGEVIKMIPDSGRVLVRGVNVVKRHTRQTQQTEAGIISKELSIDVSNVAIADPKDGKATRVGFKTTDDGRKVRVAKRSGDLIDG; translated from the coding sequence ATGGCCGCAAAAATCAAAAAGGGCGACACAGTCGTCGTGCTTGCCGGCCGTGACAAGGGCAAGTCCGGTGAAGTTATCAAGATGATTCCCGACAGCGGCCGTGTGCTCGTGCGTGGCGTGAATGTGGTCAAACGCCACACACGCCAGACCCAGCAGACGGAAGCGGGCATCATTTCCAAGGAACTGTCGATCGACGTGTCCAACGTAGCTATTGCCGATCCGAAGGACGGCAAGGCAACACGCGTCGGGTTCAAGACGACGGACGACGGCCGTAAGGTCCGTGTTGCCAAGCGTTCGGGAGATCTGATCGATGGCTGA